The genomic segment ACTTTAGAGGCTATTTCTCATAACAGTTTTTTAAAAGAGTATATAAGTAAAAATGAAAAGAAAGAAGACCTGGAACAACTGCTTGTAACTATACAACGAACACTTCCTGAAGCAATACAAATTAGAATATTAGATATGCAAGGGATGGAAAAGATACGTGTAAATAGAGTCTCTTTAGGAAGACTAAACGAAAAAAAATTTTCACATATAGTTCCTGCAAATGAGTTACAGGATAAGTCAAATAGAGACTATTTTCAAAAGTTTAAAGAGTTAGAAGCATATGAAGTTGGCTTTTCTAAAATTGATTTAGAAATAGAACAAGAGAAAATAGTAATACCTAAACAAACATCATTAAGACTAGGAACAGTAGTAAATGATAATCAAGGTAGAAAGAGTGCTATTTTGATTATAAATATAAATATGACTGAGTTCTTTGAAGAGTTTGAAAAAAATGTTTTATATGATGTAATGCTTATAGATAAAAAGGGTAAGTTTATTTTACATTCAAATAAAAAGTATGGAATACTTTCTAATACTTTTGATACTTTTTTATTTAAAGATGCCTTTGCAAATGAGAATACTTCTTTAGCTTTAAAAAGTGATGAATACTCTTCTGATACTTTTTATTCTAAAAGGTTAAAGCAATTAAAAAATGGTCAAGATTTAAGACTTGTTTTAGGTTTAAAATATCATGAATTAGCTTCTTCAAAAGAGAAAGATAGAGATTTAACATATTTAATCTTTATTTTATTGGTATTATTACTTTTACCATTGATTATATATTTTTCAAAAGCACCTGACAATTTAAAAAATAAATTAAAAACTCAGATGATAACAGATAATTTGACAAACCTTTCAAATAAAGAGGGCTTACTTTATGAGTACAAAAACAATAAAAGCCTTGATAAGATAGTAGTAGTTGTACAGATTGATAACTTCTTGAAAGTAGCAAATGCATATGGTTATAAAGTAGCAAATCAGCTATTAAAATCGATTACAAGATTTTTAGAAGAGTATCAGTATCGAAATAGATTTTTAGAACTTTATAAACTAGATAGGGATTCTTTTGCTTTTATATATAGTTTTGAAAATAGAAATATTCTAAAAAAAGATTTAGAGCGATTATACAAAGATGTTGAGAATGAAGAGTATGTTATTAGAAATAATTTTAAAATTCTAGTTGAGTGTACTGTATCTTCAAGTAGTATAGAGCCTTCTACAAATATATAATGCCACTAAAAGTCAAGACAACTATTTCGTAATTTAAATTCCACCTATCTCTGTATCGTTATGCAACATTTTTCATCTGATTTAAATAAACATTCATTGGCTTGTCATAACCTAATGCTGAA from the Arcobacter sp. F155 genome contains:
- a CDS encoding cache domain-containing protein; the encoded protein is MEKINYKYTFLTLFFLMVFALLALLIFSFKISNKNDINTLSSDRIKEKILIKEKGFSSKIDSYISTLEAISHNSFLKEYISKNEKKEDLEQLLVTIQRTLPEAIQIRILDMQGMEKIRVNRVSLGRLNEKKFSHIVPANELQDKSNRDYFQKFKELEAYEVGFSKIDLEIEQEKIVIPKQTSLRLGTVVNDNQGRKSAILIININMTEFFEEFEKNVLYDVMLIDKKGKFILHSNKKYGILSNTFDTFLFKDAFANENTSLALKSDEYSSDTFYSKRLKQLKNGQDLRLVLGLKYHELASSKEKDRDLTYLIFILLVLLLLPLIIYFSKAPDNLKNKLKTQMITDNLTNLSNKEGLLYEYKNNKSLDKIVVVVQIDNFLKVANAYGYKVANQLLKSITRFLEEYQYRNRFLELYKLDRDSFAFIYSFENRNILKKDLERLYKDVENEEYVIRNNFKILVECTVSSSSIEPSTNI